A genomic region of Erythrobacter sp. SCSIO 43205 contains the following coding sequences:
- a CDS encoding nuclease-related domain-containing protein produces the protein MQKRRLDKEYANLCSGRKGERDAAYFMNREFGQSKSIGIVHDLRIAVNDEFAQIDHLAIHRLQGRLWLCETKNYGGRLQCNEHGEWTVWYGKKPQPVPSPVSQARRQAIVLERWLKLNGYGYLEVFPLVLLAPTASIDRRKMPEDVTVVKSDQFGEWWERQANELGAMTALKMAAAALWEKRDEAWLRELGDKLCSAHTPITFDWEKRLGLEPTIDPIQEQRANSNVRVLHAAKKQASQDEPDLSTIVSPYGEIKFVALGNSEVAIRNPPVERLIEAVRGTVKGRGRWQPRFKNWIVKRQDFAQVRQQIENKLAASKSERRA, from the coding sequence GTGCAGAAGCGCCGCCTTGATAAAGAATATGCAAATTTATGTTCCGGCAGGAAAGGCGAGCGAGACGCGGCCTATTTTATGAACCGTGAATTTGGCCAATCTAAATCTATCGGCATCGTCCACGATTTGCGGATAGCGGTGAATGACGAGTTTGCTCAAATTGATCACCTTGCAATTCACCGTTTGCAGGGGCGTCTCTGGCTTTGCGAGACGAAAAATTATGGCGGACGATTGCAATGCAATGAGCACGGTGAGTGGACCGTTTGGTATGGCAAGAAGCCACAGCCTGTACCGTCTCCCGTAAGTCAGGCCCGCCGCCAAGCCATCGTGCTTGAACGCTGGTTAAAGCTCAATGGCTATGGCTACCTCGAAGTCTTTCCACTCGTTTTGCTTGCTCCGACCGCGAGTATTGATCGCCGTAAGATGCCAGAGGATGTGACGGTCGTGAAATCCGACCAATTTGGTGAATGGTGGGAACGTCAAGCAAATGAACTTGGGGCAATGACCGCACTGAAAATGGCGGCGGCCGCGCTTTGGGAAAAACGGGATGAGGCTTGGCTGCGCGAGCTTGGCGATAAGCTGTGCAGTGCGCATACCCCAATAACTTTCGACTGGGAGAAGCGGCTTGGATTGGAACCGACTATCGATCCGATACAAGAACAGAGAGCCAATTCTAATGTGCGTGTGCTGCACGCGGCGAAAAAACAAGCGAGCCAGGATGAGCCTGATCTCTCAACCATTGTGTCGCCATATGGCGAGATTAAATTTGTCGCACTAGGCAATAGCGAGGTGGCCATCAGAAACCCGCCAGTCGAGCGGTTGATTGAGGCGGTACGAGGCACGGTCAAGGGGCGAGGGCGTTGGCAGCCACGGTTCAAAAATTGGATTGTAAAGAGACAGGATTTTGCGCAGGTTCGCCAGCAAATTGAGAATAAATTGGCAGCGTCAAAGAGCGAACGCCGCGCTTAG
- the ppa gene encoding inorganic diphosphatase: MRIDMIPTGDNPPEDLNVIIEVPTGGEPVKYEFDKASGALFVDRILHTPMRYPANYGFVPHTLSPDGDPLDALVIARSPFIPGCIVKARPIGVLNLEDEHGGDEKLVCVPINSTFPYYSDVGETKDLPSIILQQIEHFFTHYKDLEAEKWVRIGKWGDAAEARQVVTEAIERAKTGG; encoded by the coding sequence ATGCGTATCGACATGATCCCTACCGGGGACAATCCGCCAGAAGACCTCAACGTCATCATTGAAGTGCCCACCGGCGGCGAACCGGTAAAGTACGAGTTCGACAAAGCCAGCGGCGCGCTTTTCGTGGACCGTATTCTCCACACGCCCATGCGCTATCCTGCCAATTACGGTTTTGTGCCGCACACATTGTCGCCCGATGGCGACCCGCTTGATGCGCTGGTGATTGCGCGCTCGCCCTTCATTCCGGGCTGCATTGTGAAAGCGCGCCCTATCGGGGTTCTGAACCTCGAAGACGAACATGGCGGCGACGAAAAGCTCGTCTGCGTGCCGATCAACTCGACTTTCCCTTACTATTCAGATGTGGGCGAGACGAAGGATTTGCCTTCGATCATCCTGCAACAGATCGAACATTTCTTCACCCACTACAAAGACCTGGAAGCCGAAAAATGGGTGCGCATCGGTAAATGGGGCGATGCTGCAGAAGCACGACAAGTCGTCACCGAAGCGATCGAGCGCGCCAAAACTGGCGGTTAA
- the rpoN gene encoding RNA polymerase factor sigma-54, whose product MALGPRLDLRQSQQLVMTPQLQQAIKLLAASNLEIETFIGDALESNPLLESGSVSADNDGPSGEADDIPREEFTSDQLMAQGQGESEAPLDIDTSALDRDRDTGEADVGGRAGPSDAEWGAAGSSGGGLDDLPGLEATKAAELTLAEHLDAQIGGLATNPREEFVARHIAGLLDDAGYLSTPLRDVAYDLGVDMDCAEDALEVVQMCDPTGVGARDLGECLALQAKEADRYDPAMATLLANLDLLGKGEIARLKRLCRVDDEDFADMLRELRQYDPKPGLAFASSTSEAVIPDVLLNAKDDGGWDIQLNEDTLPRLVVNRDYFVELGGESKTADAETQGWLKEKLADAHWLIRALDQRQKTILKTAAEIVKQQDGFFRRGVSELRPLTLREVAEQIDMHESTVSRVTSNKYLWCERGTFELKYFFTSGVSSSDGEGASSEAIKARIKALTDAEDPKKVLSDQKLADLLNEEGFGLARRTVAKYREAIGVGSSAERRRAKKLAGI is encoded by the coding sequence ATGGCCCTTGGTCCACGCCTCGACTTACGCCAATCACAACAGCTGGTGATGACGCCCCAGCTGCAGCAGGCGATCAAACTGCTCGCAGCCTCAAACCTTGAGATTGAGACATTCATTGGCGATGCACTGGAGAGCAATCCGCTGCTCGAAAGCGGCTCTGTTTCTGCTGACAATGATGGGCCTTCTGGCGAGGCGGACGACATCCCGCGTGAGGAATTCACCAGCGATCAATTGATGGCTCAAGGTCAGGGCGAGAGCGAGGCACCGCTCGACATTGATACAAGCGCGCTCGACCGCGACCGCGATACGGGCGAGGCCGATGTTGGAGGGCGCGCGGGACCGTCGGATGCGGAGTGGGGTGCGGCTGGCAGTTCAGGTGGCGGGCTCGACGATTTGCCGGGGCTGGAGGCCACCAAAGCTGCAGAGCTCACGCTCGCCGAGCATCTCGACGCGCAAATTGGCGGGCTTGCTACAAACCCGCGCGAAGAATTTGTCGCGCGCCACATCGCGGGGCTGCTCGACGATGCGGGCTATCTGAGCACGCCCTTGCGCGATGTGGCCTATGATCTGGGCGTCGATATGGATTGCGCTGAGGACGCGCTTGAGGTGGTCCAGATGTGCGATCCCACCGGCGTTGGCGCGCGCGACCTTGGCGAATGTCTCGCGCTTCAGGCGAAAGAGGCAGACCGCTATGATCCAGCGATGGCGACGCTGCTCGCCAATCTCGATCTGCTGGGCAAGGGTGAGATTGCGCGGCTCAAACGCCTGTGCCGTGTCGATGATGAAGACTTTGCCGATATGCTGCGCGAACTTCGCCAGTATGACCCCAAGCCAGGCCTCGCTTTCGCCTCATCAACAAGCGAGGCTGTCATCCCCGATGTGCTCCTGAATGCAAAGGATGATGGCGGCTGGGACATTCAGCTTAATGAAGACACGCTCCCGCGCCTTGTCGTGAACCGCGACTATTTTGTCGAACTTGGCGGTGAGAGCAAAACCGCCGATGCTGAAACGCAAGGCTGGCTGAAAGAGAAGCTTGCCGATGCACATTGGTTGATCCGCGCGCTGGACCAACGTCAGAAGACGATCCTCAAGACAGCGGCTGAAATCGTGAAGCAGCAGGACGGGTTTTTCCGCCGCGGCGTATCCGAACTGCGCCCGCTCACTTTGCGCGAAGTCGCCGAGCAGATTGATATGCACGAAAGCACGGTCAGCCGCGTAACCTCGAACAAATATCTGTGGTGCGAGCGCGGCACGTTCGAGCTCAAATACTTCTTCACCAGCGGCGTTTCCTCCTCGGACGGCGAAGGCGCATCTTCGGAAGCGATCAAGGCACGGATCAAGGCGCTCACCGATGCAGAGGACCCCAAAAAGGTTCTCTCCGATCAGAAACTCGCAGACCTGCTCAATGAGGAAGGCTTCGGCCTAGCGCGGCGGACGGTTGCGAAATACCGCGAGGCGATTGGGGTGGGTTCGAGTGCGGAGAGAAGGCGCGCGAAGAAGCTGGCGGGGATTTGA
- the lptB gene encoding LPS export ABC transporter ATP-binding protein: protein MSDTTTFDTPPDASRESVIDANAPMPDGGLEVVSIAKSYDKRAVLTDISLTVAKGEVLGLLGPNGAGKTTCFYSIMGLVKPDSGRILMDGEDVTNLPMYRRAILGLGYLPQETSIFRGMTVEQNINCVLEMVEPDAQTRARELERLLDEFGLTRLRESPAMALSGGERRRCEIARALAAKPSIMLLDEPFAGIDPLSISDIRDLVKDLKSRGIGVLITDHNVRETLDIVDRACIIYGGQVLFAGTPQALVADENVKRLYLGESFTL from the coding sequence ATGAGTGATACAACGACCTTTGATACGCCACCCGACGCGTCGCGCGAGAGCGTGATTGATGCCAATGCCCCAATGCCCGATGGCGGGCTGGAAGTTGTCTCTATTGCCAAAAGTTATGACAAGCGTGCGGTTTTAACCGATATTTCGCTGACCGTGGCAAAAGGCGAGGTGCTCGGCCTGCTTGGCCCTAATGGCGCAGGCAAGACCACCTGCTTTTATTCGATCATGGGTCTGGTGAAGCCTGATTCTGGCCGCATCCTGATGGATGGCGAGGATGTGACGAACCTGCCGATGTACCGGCGGGCCATTCTGGGCCTTGGCTACTTGCCTCAGGAAACCAGCATTTTTCGGGGCATGACAGTTGAACAGAACATCAACTGCGTGCTTGAAATGGTCGAACCCGACGCCCAAACGCGCGCGCGCGAATTGGAGCGGTTGCTTGATGAATTTGGCCTTACTCGCCTTCGCGAAAGCCCCGCCATGGCATTGTCAGGTGGTGAACGGCGACGGTGTGAAATTGCGCGCGCTTTGGCTGCCAAGCCTTCGATCATGCTCCTCGATGAACCTTTCGCCGGGATTGATCCGCTCTCGATCAGCGATATTCGCGATCTTGTGAAGGATTTGAAAAGCCGCGGGATCGGGGTTCTCATCACCGATCACAATGTGCGTGAGACTTTGGACATCGTGGATCGCGCTTGCATCATCTATGGCGGGCAAGTGCTGTTTGCAGGAACACCGCAAGCATTGGTCGCGGATGAAAACGTCAAGCGGCTTTATCTCGGCGAAAGCTTTACGCTCTAG
- the hisS gene encoding histidine--tRNA ligase produces MSKNTPKAIRGTQDIFGPEAESFAFVVETFERVRKLYRFRRAEMPVFEKTEVFSRAIGETTDVVSKEMYSFEDRGGDSLTLRPEFTAGIARAYLTNGWQQHAPLKLATHGPLFRYERPQKGRYRQFHQIDAEILGAGEPQADVELLAMADQLLKELGIEGVTLHLNTLGDAASRDAWRAGLIEYFAKVRGELSEDSQERLEKNPLRILDSKDPRDRAFVADAPKIDEFLSDEALAFFESVTSGLDAAGVKWKRAESLVRGLDYYRHTAFEFIPDEGSAAAGALGSQSTVLGGGRYDGLMESLGGPPTPAVGWAAGIERLAMLVGERQSDPLEAMVLLENDAGLPHATQLLSDLRKAGFVSDMIASGSKKKRYDKAVKQDPRAILRVNESGYYGYSGETIDQALADFLKDKV; encoded by the coding sequence ATGAGCAAGAACACTCCCAAAGCCATTCGCGGCACCCAGGACATCTTTGGACCCGAAGCAGAAAGCTTTGCCTTCGTGGTTGAGACGTTTGAGCGGGTGAGGAAGCTTTACCGGTTCCGGCGCGCTGAAATGCCGGTGTTCGAGAAGACCGAGGTTTTCTCCCGCGCCATTGGTGAGACGACCGATGTGGTGTCCAAAGAAATGTATTCCTTCGAAGATCGCGGCGGGGATTCGCTCACCCTTCGCCCTGAATTCACCGCCGGGATTGCGCGCGCCTATCTCACCAACGGCTGGCAACAACACGCACCTTTGAAACTGGCGACGCACGGACCACTCTTCCGTTACGAGCGCCCGCAAAAAGGCCGCTATCGCCAGTTCCACCAAATCGACGCAGAGATTTTGGGCGCGGGCGAGCCGCAGGCCGATGTCGAGCTGCTTGCGATGGCCGATCAGCTTTTGAAAGAGCTCGGGATTGAGGGCGTGACACTGCATCTCAACACGCTCGGCGATGCGGCGAGCCGAGATGCGTGGCGCGCTGGCTTGATCGAATATTTCGCCAAGGTGCGTGGTGAATTATCAGAGGACAGCCAGGAACGCCTTGAGAAAAACCCGCTGCGCATCCTCGACAGCAAAGACCCGCGCGACCGGGCGTTTGTGGCGGATGCGCCCAAGATTGATGAATTCTTGTCTGACGAGGCGCTCGCGTTCTTCGAGAGCGTCACCAGCGGGCTTGATGCGGCAGGCGTGAAGTGGAAGCGCGCCGAGAGCCTCGTGCGCGGGCTCGATTATTACCGTCACACGGCGTTCGAATTCATCCCGGATGAAGGCTCGGCGGCTGCGGGTGCCTTGGGCTCGCAATCGACCGTCCTTGGCGGCGGGCGCTATGACGGCCTGATGGAAAGCCTCGGCGGGCCTCCGACACCAGCGGTCGGTTGGGCTGCGGGGATCGAGCGGCTAGCGATGTTGGTGGGGGAGCGGCAATCCGACCCCCTCGAAGCGATGGTTTTGCTCGAAAATGACGCTGGCCTTCCTCACGCAACGCAGCTTTTGAGCGATTTGCGCAAGGCTGGCTTCGTGAGCGATATGATTGCGTCAGGCTCCAAGAAAAAGCGCTACGATAAAGCGGTCAAGCAGGACCCAAGGGCCATTTTGAGGGTCAATGAAAGTGGCTACTATGGCTATTCGGGTGAGACAATTGACCAGGCCCTCGCCGACTTCTTGAAGGACAAGGTCTAG